A genomic segment from Streptomyces sp. NBC_00237 encodes:
- a CDS encoding sigma-70 family RNA polymerase sigma factor: MNREHGVARVLAAQSGDPQAQDALVAAYLPLVYNIVGRALHGHADVDDVVQETMLRALDGLGTLRIPESFRSWLVAIAMNEVRRHWERGQAAVGSVGPVHEEREVADPAADFVGLTLVRMGLSGQRKETVEATRWLDGDDRALLSLWWLEAAGELTRAEVATALELPPDHTAVRVQRMKSQLEASRVVVRALAAVPLCGQLRDVIGSWDGVPSALWRKRISRHAKECAACSGHRTGLVPAEGLLAGFGLVPVAGALVAGVSAAVRGGGGGGFAPVGHAQGVPYATQAIQATEVTQATQAVQEAEAVQVHSAMRGTQEQDLSYDAAHQQSAGAGEGDGRAAGPSRSQRRQQRTRRKRHVIGAAALLALIGGGFGVFRIFSGGDGGTSTSVADAARTGAPVLPSSAAPSTGGPTPTRTVSASASASASATPTKPAASKSPKPTKTSAKPKPPPKPPKTTKPVPPAPPAPPAGPAQEVVRLLNTERAKAGCSALSSNSLLRTAAQRHSEDMVSRGFFDHTNPDGDGPGERVTAAGYKWMTYGENIAAGQATPAAVMEGWMNSPGHRANILNCAFKEVGIGIKDASGGIRWTQVFGAR, from the coding sequence GTGAACAGGGAACACGGAGTCGCGAGAGTTCTTGCCGCGCAGAGTGGGGACCCGCAGGCGCAGGACGCGCTCGTCGCCGCGTATCTGCCCCTCGTCTACAACATCGTCGGGCGGGCGCTGCACGGGCATGCGGATGTCGATGACGTTGTGCAGGAGACCATGCTGCGGGCTCTGGACGGTCTCGGCACCCTGAGGATTCCCGAGAGCTTCCGGTCGTGGCTCGTCGCCATCGCCATGAACGAGGTGCGTCGCCACTGGGAGCGGGGGCAGGCCGCCGTCGGGTCCGTGGGGCCCGTTCACGAGGAGCGGGAGGTCGCCGATCCCGCAGCCGACTTCGTCGGGCTGACCCTCGTGCGGATGGGGCTGTCGGGGCAGCGGAAGGAGACCGTCGAAGCGACGCGGTGGCTCGACGGTGATGATCGCGCGCTGCTGTCGTTGTGGTGGCTGGAGGCGGCCGGTGAGCTGACCCGGGCCGAGGTCGCCACCGCCTTGGAGCTGCCGCCCGACCACACAGCCGTACGCGTGCAGCGGATGAAGTCGCAGCTTGAGGCGTCCCGGGTGGTCGTGCGGGCGCTGGCCGCCGTTCCGCTGTGCGGGCAGCTGCGGGACGTCATCGGTTCCTGGGACGGAGTGCCGTCGGCGCTCTGGCGGAAGCGGATATCGCGGCACGCGAAGGAGTGCGCGGCGTGTTCCGGACACCGCACCGGGCTCGTGCCCGCCGAGGGGCTGCTCGCCGGGTTCGGGCTCGTGCCCGTGGCGGGGGCCCTGGTGGCGGGCGTGAGCGCGGCCGTGCGGGGCGGGGGCGGCGGCGGGTTCGCCCCGGTGGGGCATGCGCAGGGTGTGCCGTACGCGACACAAGCGATACAAGCGACAGAAGTAACGCAGGCAACGCAAGCAGTGCAAGAAGCAGAAGCAGTACAGGTACACAGCGCCATGCGCGGAACACAGGAGCAGGACTTGTCGTACGACGCCGCACATCAACAGAGCGCCGGGGCCGGGGAAGGTGACGGCCGAGCGGCCGGGCCCTCGCGGTCGCAGCGGAGGCAGCAGCGGACGCGGCGGAAGCGTCACGTCATAGGGGCTGCGGCTCTGCTGGCCTTGATAGGTGGCGGGTTCGGAGTGTTCCGGATCTTCTCGGGAGGGGACGGCGGGACCAGTACGAGCGTCGCCGACGCGGCGCGGACCGGGGCGCCGGTCCTCCCGTCGAGTGCCGCGCCCAGCACGGGCGGCCCCACTCCCACCCGTACCGTGTCCGCCAGCGCCAGCGCCAGCGCCAGCGCCACACCCACCAAGCCCGCCGCGTCCAAGTCGCCGAAGCCGACGAAGACTTCGGCCAAGCCCAAGCCTCCGCCGAAGCCGCCCAAGACCACCAAGCCGGTCCCGCCCGCGCCGCCCGCGCCGCCCGCCGGTCCCGCCCAGGAAGTGGTGCGACTGCTCAACACCGAGCGGGCGAAGGCGGGTTGTTCGGCGTTGAGCAGCAACTCACTGCTCCGCACGGCCGCTCAGCGGCACTCCGAGGACATGGTCAGCCGAGGCTTCTTCGACCACACCAACCCCGATGGCGACGGACCCGGCGAGCGCGTCACCGCCGCCGGGTACAAGTGGATGACGTACGGGGAGAACATCGCGGCGGGGCAGGCCACCCCCGCCGCCGTCATGGAGGGCTGGATGAACAGCCCCGGACACCGGGCCAACATCCTCAACTGTGCTTTCAAGGAGGTCGGCATCGGCATCAAGGACGCCTCCGGCGGCATCCGCTGGACGCAGGTGTTCGGGGCGCGCTAG
- a CDS encoding GntR family transcriptional regulator, protein MTFGEQPAYLRVARDLRQQIADGKLPPHTRLPSQARIREVYGVSDTVALEARKVLMAEGLVEGRSGSGTYVRERPVPRSVSRSAYRGSGSTTPFRQEQAADGVRGTWESRSEQAEASAEVAERLGIEPGERVMRTKYVYRDAGEPMMLSTSYEPLAVTGRTPVMLPEEGPLGGCGVVERMAAIDVVVDNVAEEVSARPGLAEELAELGGVPGHVVLVIERTYYASGRAVETADLVVPADRYRVSYHLPVR, encoded by the coding sequence GTGACATTCGGTGAGCAGCCGGCTTATCTGCGCGTGGCGAGGGACCTGCGGCAGCAGATCGCCGACGGGAAGCTGCCGCCGCACACCCGGCTCCCTTCCCAGGCCCGCATCCGCGAGGTCTACGGCGTCTCGGACACCGTCGCCCTGGAGGCGCGCAAGGTGCTGATGGCGGAGGGCCTGGTCGAGGGCAGGTCCGGTTCGGGGACGTACGTCCGCGAGCGCCCGGTGCCGCGCAGCGTCTCCCGCTCCGCCTACCGGGGCTCGGGGTCGACCACGCCGTTCCGGCAGGAGCAGGCGGCCGACGGGGTGCGCGGCACCTGGGAGTCGCGCAGCGAGCAGGCCGAGGCGTCGGCGGAGGTGGCGGAGCGGCTCGGCATCGAGCCGGGCGAGCGGGTGATGCGCACGAAGTACGTCTACCGGGACGCGGGGGAGCCGATGATGCTCTCCACGTCCTACGAGCCCCTGGCCGTCACCGGGCGCACCCCGGTGATGCTGCCCGAGGAGGGGCCGCTCGGCGGCTGCGGGGTGGTCGAGCGGATGGCCGCCATCGACGTCGTCGTGGACAACGTGGCCGAGGAGGTGAGCGCCCGGCCCGGACTCGCCGAAGAACTGGCGGAGTTGGGCGGGGTGCCGGGGCATGTGGTGCTGGTCATCGAGCGGACGTACTACGCCTCGGGGCGGGCCGTGGAGACCGCCGACCTGGTGGTTCCGGCGGACCGCTACCGGGTCTCGTACCACCTGCCGGTGAGGTAG
- a CDS encoding SPOR domain-containing protein, producing MNDGGDRLAWLVVRQDDNGNRYRVGAYATRAEAERKADQLDAHGHKQLYLIEQAAAKQQ from the coding sequence ATGAATGACGGCGGCGACCGGCTTGCGTGGTTGGTGGTGCGGCAGGACGACAACGGCAACCGCTATCGCGTGGGGGCGTACGCCACGCGCGCGGAGGCCGAGCGGAAGGCCGACCAGCTCGACGCCCACGGACACAAGCAGCTCTATCTGATCGAACAGGCTGCCGCGAAGCAGCAGTGA
- a CDS encoding exodeoxyribonuclease VII small subunit, whose protein sequence is MAKTDEAAAASGAEVGYEQARDELIEVVRRLEAGGTSLEESLALWERGEALAKVCRGWLEGARARLNAALEGEAAEGE, encoded by the coding sequence ATGGCCAAGACGGATGAAGCCGCAGCAGCATCGGGTGCCGAGGTCGGGTACGAGCAGGCGCGGGACGAGTTGATCGAAGTCGTACGGCGACTGGAGGCGGGCGGGACGTCGTTGGAGGAGTCCCTCGCGTTGTGGGAGCGGGGGGAGGCGTTGGCGAAGGTGTGCAGGGGGTGGCTGGAGGGGGCGCGGGCGCGGTTGAATGCGGCGCTGGAGGGGGAGGCGGCGGAGGGGGAGTAG
- a CDS encoding isocitrate lyase/phosphoenolpyruvate mutase family protein: MTTTSHTSQHQGQHDKATLFHSLHHGAASPLLLANAWDVASALVVEEAGATAVATTSAGVAWSLGSPDGDALDRDRAVGLIARVAAAVKVPVTADIEGGFAETAEGVGETVAKVIEAGAVGVNLEDGTRDPAAQADRIAAARAAADKAGIPLYLNARIDMYLFGLGEESDRLAETIRRMRSYVAAGASGIFVPGTTDPETVAALVAAVDVPLNLLVGPGDPSVAELAKLGVARLSLGSSVASAAYGAARRATRELLERGTYDAVTDAVPYGELNALFPR, from the coding sequence ATGACGACGACTTCGCACACCAGCCAGCACCAGGGTCAGCACGACAAGGCCACCCTCTTCCACTCCCTCCACCACGGCGCCGCCTCCCCGCTGCTGCTCGCCAACGCCTGGGACGTCGCCAGCGCCCTGGTGGTCGAGGAGGCGGGCGCGACCGCCGTGGCGACCACCAGCGCCGGGGTCGCGTGGAGCCTGGGTTCGCCGGACGGCGACGCGCTGGACCGGGACCGGGCGGTGGGGCTGATCGCACGGGTCGCCGCCGCGGTGAAGGTGCCGGTGACGGCCGACATCGAGGGCGGGTTCGCCGAGACCGCGGAGGGCGTCGGCGAGACCGTCGCCAAGGTGATCGAGGCGGGCGCGGTGGGCGTCAACCTGGAGGACGGCACCCGCGACCCGGCCGCTCAGGCGGACCGGATCGCCGCCGCGCGAGCCGCCGCCGACAAGGCCGGAATCCCGCTCTACCTCAACGCCCGTATCGACATGTACCTGTTCGGACTCGGCGAGGAGTCCGACCGCCTCGCCGAGACGATCCGCCGCATGCGCTCCTACGTGGCGGCGGGCGCGTCCGGCATCTTCGTGCCCGGCACCACCGACCCGGAGACGGTCGCCGCACTGGTCGCGGCCGTCGACGTCCCGCTGAACCTCCTGGTGGGGCCGGGCGACCCGAGCGTCGCCGAGCTGGCGAAGCTGGGCGTGGCACGGCTCAGCCTGGGCTCGTCCGTGGCCTCCGCGGCGTACGGCGCGGCCCGTCGGGCGACCCGCGAGCTGCTGGAGCGGGGGACGTACGACGCGGTGACGGACGCCGTGCCGTACGGCGAGCTGAACGCCCTCTTCCCGCGCTGA
- a CDS encoding APC family permease, whose translation MGSADGATEATGTAGAGAAGLKRSLGFRDLVVYGLLFIAPMAPVGVFGTLDAKSHGAVALVYLVATVAMGFTAFSYAQMVRVVPKAGSVFAYARAALGEGPGFVAGWMAMLDYLLIPAVAYLFSGIALHALVPSVSQWVWTALAVVVTTALNMWGVRAAARVGFAVLALEIAVLVVFVVAALVVLVRDGAQRDWLSPLAGDGSMGAFSLAAVVGAVSVAVLSYLGFDAIASFAEEVTGGSAKVARAVLLCLALVGVLFVVQTYLVALLSPVTAAELAADPSKQGTAFYDAVDGSVGDWLHDLVAVSKAIGAAFAALAGQAAAGRLLFAMARERRLPKVLARVDAKSGVPRVALGLAAVVTLVAAVWAASRGDGMDHLVSVVDIGALTAFVLLHASVVGWFVVRRMEGPPVWWRHVVVPVLGAAIAVAVIVEASRTAQLVGVGWFLVGLVVLVAQRGRRAGGDVGRPG comes from the coding sequence GTGGGGAGTGCTGACGGGGCGACAGAGGCCACGGGTACGGCAGGGGCCGGTGCGGCCGGGCTGAAGCGGAGCCTCGGGTTTCGGGATCTGGTGGTGTACGGGCTGCTGTTCATCGCGCCCATGGCCCCGGTCGGCGTCTTCGGCACGCTGGACGCCAAGTCGCACGGCGCCGTCGCGCTCGTCTACCTCGTCGCGACGGTGGCCATGGGCTTCACCGCCTTCAGTTACGCGCAGATGGTGCGGGTCGTGCCGAAGGCCGGGTCGGTCTTCGCGTACGCGCGGGCGGCGCTGGGGGAGGGGCCCGGGTTCGTCGCCGGGTGGATGGCGATGCTGGACTACCTGCTGATTCCGGCGGTCGCCTATCTGTTCTCCGGGATCGCCCTGCACGCCCTGGTCCCGTCGGTGTCGCAGTGGGTGTGGACGGCGCTCGCGGTGGTGGTGACGACGGCCCTCAACATGTGGGGGGTGCGGGCCGCCGCCCGGGTGGGGTTCGCGGTGCTGGCGCTGGAGATCGCGGTGCTGGTGGTGTTCGTGGTGGCCGCGCTCGTCGTCCTCGTACGGGACGGGGCCCAGCGGGACTGGCTGTCGCCGCTCGCCGGGGACGGGTCGATGGGCGCGTTCTCGCTGGCGGCGGTGGTGGGGGCGGTGTCCGTGGCGGTGCTGTCGTACCTGGGGTTCGACGCGATCGCCTCGTTCGCCGAGGAGGTCACGGGGGGTTCCGCGAAGGTCGCCAGGGCGGTGCTGCTGTGTCTGGCACTGGTCGGCGTGCTCTTCGTCGTACAGACGTATCTGGTGGCGCTCCTGTCGCCGGTGACGGCGGCCGAACTGGCCGCCGATCCCTCGAAGCAGGGGACGGCCTTCTACGACGCGGTGGACGGGTCGGTCGGGGACTGGCTGCACGACCTGGTCGCGGTCAGCAAGGCGATCGGGGCGGCCTTCGCGGCCCTGGCCGGGCAGGCGGCGGCCGGGCGGCTGCTCTTCGCGATGGCGCGGGAGCGGCGGCTGCCGAAGGTGCTGGCCAGGGTGGACGCGAAGTCCGGGGTGCCGAGGGTGGCGCTGGGGCTCGCGGCCGTGGTGACGCTGGTGGCGGCCGTGTGGGCGGCGTCGCGGGGGGACGGGATGGATCACCTGGTTTCCGTGGTTGATATCGGGGCTTTGACCGCTTTCGTGCTGCTGCACGCATCGGTGGTGGGGTGGTTCGTCGTGCGGAGGATGGAGGGGCCGCCCGTGTGGTGGCGGCATGTGGTGGTGCCGGTGCTGGGGGCGGCGATCGCGGTGGCGGTCATCGTGGAGGCCAGCCGGACGGCGCAACTGGTGGGGGTCGGGTGGTTCCTGGTGGGGCTGGTGGTGCTCGTCGCGCAGCGGGGGCGACGGGCGGGGGGCGATGTCGGTCGGCCCGGATAG
- a CDS encoding DUF4190 domain-containing protein, with product MAIPPPPPEQPWNPPQEPNPQGPPPQAYGTPYGQTPYDQTQGPYGSQQPYDQGQGPYGQSSYGAPPYGGGPYGMPPAPPATNGLAIASLVTGIVCCVPPLGLILGLVALSQIKKRGDTGKGFAIAGIVLSSLSVVLVLVTLFTGGFRAFVDGWERAGSGTSRSVTDLRVGQCFNSADGSLEGTTYDVDVVGCEEAHDAEVFGTFDLADSRTYPGDEKISTIADKRCATAQETYTGGSDVESDFYYLMPDQRGWRLGDRGVTCVFGSESGEKLTGSLRGSGTGESGGASGSGGAEGGVGGSGDPDTDGGTGDGGDTGSGGSGGSGGSGGSGGSTGAGAKEEV from the coding sequence ATGGCGATACCCCCGCCGCCGCCCGAGCAGCCCTGGAACCCGCCCCAGGAGCCGAACCCGCAGGGCCCCCCGCCCCAGGCGTACGGGACGCCGTACGGCCAGACCCCCTACGACCAGACGCAGGGACCGTACGGCAGCCAGCAGCCGTACGACCAGGGGCAGGGTCCGTACGGCCAGTCCTCCTACGGGGCCCCGCCCTACGGCGGCGGTCCCTACGGCATGCCGCCCGCGCCGCCCGCCACCAACGGGCTCGCCATCGCCTCGCTGGTCACCGGCATCGTCTGCTGCGTGCCCCCGCTCGGCCTGATCCTCGGCCTCGTCGCGCTCTCGCAGATCAAGAAGCGCGGCGACACCGGCAAGGGCTTCGCGATCGCAGGCATCGTGCTGTCCTCGCTCAGCGTCGTCCTGGTGCTGGTGACGCTCTTCACCGGTGGGTTCCGCGCCTTCGTGGACGGCTGGGAGAGGGCCGGGAGCGGAACCAGCCGCTCCGTCACGGACCTGCGGGTGGGGCAGTGCTTCAACTCCGCCGACGGGTCGCTGGAAGGCACCACGTACGACGTGGACGTCGTGGGCTGCGAGGAGGCGCACGACGCCGAGGTGTTCGGCACCTTCGACCTGGCCGACTCGCGTACGTACCCCGGCGACGAGAAGATCAGCACCATCGCGGACAAGCGCTGTGCCACCGCTCAGGAGACCTACACCGGCGGCTCCGACGTCGAGTCGGACTTCTACTACCTGATGCCCGACCAGCGCGGCTGGCGGCTCGGCGACCGGGGCGTCACGTGCGTCTTCGGCAGCGAGTCGGGGGAGAAGCTCACCGGCTCGCTCCGCGGCAGCGGGACGGGTGAGTCGGGTGGGGCGAGCGGGTCCGGCGGGGCCGAAGGGGGCGTCGGTGGTTCCGGTGACCCGGATACCGACGGGGGCACCGGGGACGGCGGTGACACCGGAAGCGGTGGTAGTGGCGGTAGCGGCGGGAGTGGTGGGAGTGGTGGGAGCACCGGTGCCGGTGCGAAGGAAGAGGTGTAA
- the xseA gene encoding exodeoxyribonuclease VII large subunit, with protein MALNTSADAPLPVGQVSRLIGGWIDRLGAVWVEGQITQLSRRPGAGVVFLTLRDPSSDISVAVTCYRQVFDAVADVVSEGARVVVHAKPEWYAPRGQLSLRANEIKPVGVGELLVRLEQLKKTLAAEGLFALDRKRSLPFLPQLIGLVTGRASAAERDVLENARRRWPAVRFEVRNVAVQGVHAVPQVVQAVKELDALPEVDVIIVARGGGSVEDLLPFSDESLVRAVGEARTPVVSAIGHEPDSPLLDLVADVRASTPTDAAKKVVPDVGEELDRVRGLRDRALRTVRGVLDREERGLAYALARPVMERPQRMVEEREGEVDALVARGRRTLGHLLDRADSELSHTLARVVALSPAATLERGYAVLQRADGVVVRSVGDVEAGDVLRARVAEGGFGVRVVEGE; from the coding sequence ATGGCACTCAATACGTCAGCGGACGCGCCTTTGCCGGTCGGGCAGGTCTCCCGGTTGATCGGGGGATGGATCGACCGGCTCGGCGCCGTGTGGGTCGAGGGACAGATCACGCAGTTGTCGCGGCGGCCGGGGGCGGGTGTCGTCTTTCTGACGCTGCGGGATCCGTCGAGCGATATCTCGGTGGCTGTGACCTGCTATCGGCAGGTTTTCGACGCGGTGGCGGACGTCGTCTCGGAGGGGGCGCGGGTCGTCGTTCACGCGAAGCCCGAGTGGTACGCGCCGAGGGGGCAGCTGTCCCTGCGGGCGAATGAGATCAAGCCGGTGGGGGTCGGCGAACTGCTCGTGCGGCTGGAGCAGTTGAAGAAGACGTTGGCGGCGGAGGGACTTTTCGCGCTGGACCGGAAGCGGAGTCTGCCTTTTCTGCCGCAGCTGATCGGGCTGGTGACGGGGCGCGCGAGTGCCGCCGAGCGGGATGTCCTGGAGAACGCGCGGCGGCGGTGGCCCGCGGTGCGCTTCGAAGTACGGAACGTCGCTGTGCAGGGGGTGCACGCGGTGCCGCAGGTGGTGCAGGCGGTGAAGGAGCTGGACGCGCTGCCGGAGGTGGACGTGATCATCGTGGCGCGGGGCGGGGGGAGCGTGGAGGATCTGCTGCCGTTCTCCGACGAGTCGCTGGTGAGGGCGGTGGGCGAGGCGCGGACGCCGGTTGTCTCCGCGATCGGGCACGAGCCGGATTCGCCGTTGCTGGACCTGGTGGCGGATGTGCGGGCGTCCACGCCGACGGATGCGGCGAAGAAGGTCGTGCCCGATGTGGGGGAGGAGCTCGACCGGGTGCGGGGTCTGCGGGACCGGGCGCTGCGGACCGTGCGGGGGGTGCTCGACCGGGAGGAGCGGGGGCTGGCGTACGCGCTGGCCAGGCCGGTGATGGAGCGGCCGCAGCGGATGGTGGAGGAGCGGGAGGGGGAGGTGGACGCGCTGGTGGCGAGGGGGCGGCGGACGCTGGGGCATCTGTTGGACCGGGCGGATTCCGAGCTGTCGCACACGCTGGCGCGGGTGGTGGCGTTGTCGCCCGCGGCGACGTTGGAGCGGGGGTACGCGGTGTTGCAGAGGGCGGACGGGGTGGTGGTGCGGTCGGTGGGCGATGTGGAGGCCGGGGACGTGCTGAGGGCGCGGGTCGCGGAGGGGGGCTTCGGGGTGCGGGTCGTCGAGGGGGAGTGA
- a CDS encoding DUF6542 domain-containing protein, producing MEQPRTRPRPPQRRPQHVAAQGVTAETSAVYRSSGGSGRPARPVAPVVLALRRLPNPRLTGLGGGLFAVVAMVVVGCLVQTLFDGAPVVYGVLFLPVSLLTAVWVRPADLVTAPISVPIAFACGLVPIAGGSDGFGSRLMAVVTALAVHAGWLYGGTLVAGLVASVRKVRQMGRRQAERAASAAARGAAAPAAVAPASVRPQSSGRVGGVRQQRSRSE from the coding sequence GTGGAGCAACCCAGGACCCGTCCCCGCCCCCCGCAGCGCAGGCCGCAGCACGTCGCCGCGCAGGGGGTCACCGCCGAGACCTCGGCCGTCTACCGGAGCTCCGGGGGCTCGGGGCGGCCCGCACGGCCCGTCGCGCCCGTGGTGCTCGCGCTGCGGCGGCTGCCCAATCCCCGGCTGACGGGGCTCGGCGGGGGGCTCTTCGCCGTGGTGGCCATGGTGGTGGTGGGGTGTCTGGTGCAGACGTTGTTCGATGGGGCACCGGTTGTGTATGGGGTGCTGTTCTTGCCGGTGAGTTTGTTGACCGCTGTGTGGGTGCGGCCCGCTGATCTGGTGACCGCGCCGATCAGCGTGCCGATCGCGTTCGCCTGTGGTCTGGTGCCCATCGCGGGCGGCTCGGACGGGTTCGGCAGCCGGCTGATGGCCGTGGTGACGGCGCTGGCCGTGCACGCGGGGTGGCTGTACGGCGGAACGCTGGTCGCGGGGCTGGTCGCCAGCGTGCGCAAGGTGCGGCAGATGGGGCGCAGGCAGGCGGAGCGGGCCGCGTCGGCAGCCGCCCGCGGTGCCGCCGCCCCCGCTGCCGTCGCCCCTGCCTCCGTACGACCGCAGTCGTCCGGCCGGGTGGGTGGCGTACGGCAGCAGCGGTCCCGGAGCGAGTAG
- a CDS encoding 4-hydroxy-3-methylbut-2-enyl diphosphate reductase has protein sequence MGRMTSTSARRVLLAAPRGYCAGVDRAVIAVEKALEQYGAPIYVRHEIVHNKYVVQTLEKKGAIFVEQTAEVPEGSIVMFSAHGVAPTVHAEAASRNLATIDATCPLVTKVHKEAVRYAKDDYDILLIGHEGHEEVIGTSGEAPDHITLVDGPEDVANVTVRDESKVVWLSQTTLSVDETMETVDALKSKFPNLLSPPSDDICYATQNRQIAVKKLAEDAELVIVVGSKNSSNSIRMVEVALDAGAPAAHLVDFASEIDESWLEGVTTVGLTSGASVPDVLVDGVLEWLSERGYADVETVKTADESITFSLPKELRRDLRAEAAALGSE, from the coding sequence ATGGGTCGTATGACTTCCACCTCCGCCCGCCGTGTCCTGCTTGCCGCCCCCCGTGGCTACTGCGCGGGCGTGGACCGCGCCGTCATCGCCGTCGAGAAGGCCCTGGAGCAGTACGGTGCGCCGATCTACGTCCGGCACGAGATCGTCCACAACAAGTACGTCGTGCAGACCCTGGAGAAGAAGGGCGCGATCTTCGTCGAGCAGACGGCGGAGGTCCCCGAGGGCTCCATCGTGATGTTCTCCGCGCACGGCGTCGCCCCGACCGTCCACGCCGAGGCCGCGTCCCGCAACCTCGCGACGATCGACGCGACCTGCCCGCTGGTCACCAAGGTCCACAAGGAGGCCGTCCGGTACGCCAAGGACGACTACGACATCCTCCTGATCGGCCACGAGGGCCACGAGGAGGTCATCGGCACCTCCGGCGAGGCTCCGGACCACATCACCCTGGTCGACGGCCCCGAGGACGTCGCGAACGTGACCGTGCGCGACGAGTCGAAGGTCGTCTGGCTCTCCCAGACCACGCTCTCCGTCGACGAGACGATGGAGACGGTCGACGCCCTGAAGAGCAAGTTCCCGAACCTGCTCTCGCCGCCCAGCGACGACATCTGCTACGCCACCCAGAACCGCCAGATCGCGGTGAAGAAGCTGGCCGAGGACGCCGAGCTCGTCATCGTCGTGGGCTCCAAGAACTCTTCGAACTCGATCCGGATGGTCGAGGTCGCCCTGGACGCGGGCGCCCCCGCCGCGCACCTGGTCGACTTCGCCTCGGAGATCGACGAGTCCTGGCTGGAGGGCGTCACCACGGTCGGCCTGACCTCGGGCGCCTCCGTCCCGGACGTCCTGGTCGACGGCGTGCTGGAATGGCTCTCCGAGCGCGGCTACGCGGACGTGGAGACCGTCAAGACGGCCGACGAGTCGATCACCTTCTCGCTCCCCAAGGAGCTGCGCCGTGACCTGCGCGCGGAGGCCGCTGCGCTCGGCAGCGAGTAG
- the ppgK gene encoding polyphosphate--glucose phosphotransferase, which yields MNVFGVDIGGSGIKGAPVDLERGDLAEPRHKVLTPHPATPDSVIEGVRDVVGNFGWSGPVGITFPGVVTDGITRTAANVDKGWVDLDAQSVLRERLGMPVTVLNDADAAGVAEMTFGAGAGRKGTVLLLTFGTGIGSALFLDGRLVPNTELGHLELHGHDAEKHASTKAKEDEDLSWDHWAKRVSKYLAHVEMLFSPSLFIIGGGVSRKAEKFLPLIEGIRAEIVPAQLQNNAGIVGAAMAAARR from the coding sequence ATGAACGTGTTCGGAGTGGACATCGGCGGCTCGGGCATCAAGGGCGCTCCCGTGGATCTGGAGCGGGGCGACCTTGCCGAGCCGAGGCACAAGGTACTGACCCCGCACCCGGCCACGCCGGACAGCGTGATCGAAGGCGTCAGGGACGTCGTCGGCAACTTCGGCTGGTCGGGCCCGGTCGGCATCACCTTCCCCGGCGTCGTCACGGACGGCATCACCCGTACGGCGGCCAACGTCGACAAGGGCTGGGTCGACCTGGACGCCCAGTCCGTCCTGCGCGAGCGCCTGGGCATGCCGGTGACGGTGCTGAACGACGCGGACGCGGCGGGCGTCGCCGAGATGACCTTCGGCGCGGGCGCCGGCCGCAAGGGCACGGTCCTCCTGCTCACCTTCGGTACGGGCATCGGCAGCGCCCTCTTCCTCGACGGCAGGCTCGTCCCGAACACGGAGCTGGGCCACCTGGAGCTGCACGGCCACGACGCCGAGAAGCACGCCTCCACGAAGGCCAAGGAGGACGAGGACCTGAGCTGGGACCACTGGGCCAAGCGGGTCTCGAAGTACCTCGCCCACGTGGAGATGCTCTTCTCCCCGTCCCTCTTCATCATCGGCGGAGGCGTCAGCCGCAAGGCCGAGAAGTTCCTCCCCCTCATCGAGGGAATCCGCGCGGAGATCGTCCCGGCCCAGCTCCAGAACAACGCGGGAATCGTCGGAGCCGCCATGGCCGCCGCCAGACGCTGA
- a CDS encoding (deoxy)nucleoside triphosphate pyrophosphohydrolase, producing MTERLVVGGALCRDGRLLAARRSAPPELAGRWELPGGKLEPGETPEQALVRELREELGVETEAVARVPGEWPLKPGYVFQVWTARLLSGEPRPLEDHDELRWLGPEESDSVDWLDQDRPAVAEAVRMLRAAGAAG from the coding sequence ATGACGGAGAGACTTGTCGTGGGCGGAGCCCTGTGCCGTGACGGACGACTGCTGGCCGCGCGCCGCAGCGCCCCGCCGGAGCTGGCGGGCCGCTGGGAGCTGCCCGGCGGGAAGCTGGAGCCCGGCGAGACTCCCGAGCAGGCACTGGTGCGCGAGCTGCGCGAGGAGCTGGGCGTGGAGACCGAGGCCGTCGCGCGCGTCCCCGGCGAGTGGCCGCTGAAGCCCGGGTACGTCTTCCAGGTGTGGACGGCCCGGCTGCTCTCGGGCGAACCCCGCCCGCTGGAGGACCACGACGAGCTGCGCTGGCTGGGGCCCGAGGAGAGCGACAGCGTGGACTGGCTCGACCAGGACCGCCCGGCGGTCGCGGAGGCGGTACGGATGCTGCGTGCGGCGGGCGCGGCAGGGTAG